From the Maioricimonas rarisocia genome, one window contains:
- a CDS encoding phosphotransferase enzyme family protein, which produces MDCPLPIARSFLASHTDVHIEPWLQTGFSGAAIWQVQTAEGTYCLRRWPEEGLPPVRIRTLHHFLRDLANRGIDVVPVPVVAEDGSTLLWHDLAWWQLEPWMPGRADYSKVPTDERLRNIMHVVADIHCAAAQHEPQPEGREWFAGPLRAPSPNGEERLRLLRDRDAARTAALMQKLSMLPDAELQTIAAEVLLLYGQLRDGVALQVAEPFSRPLPLQVCLRDLWHDHVLLSGDDVTGIIDLSAARWDHVATDLARLLGSLVGDDHLRREQALDWYEERRPLSAEDRQLVVLFDRSAVLLSGLLWVERITSSGVPPENREAVAGRLRKFRDRMQTLADAG; this is translated from the coding sequence ATGGACTGCCCCCTTCCGATCGCGAGGAGTTTCCTCGCCTCACACACCGACGTTCACATCGAACCCTGGCTTCAGACCGGCTTCAGCGGTGCCGCGATCTGGCAGGTCCAAACCGCCGAAGGAACGTACTGCCTGCGTCGCTGGCCGGAGGAGGGGCTGCCGCCCGTCCGCATCCGCACGCTGCACCACTTCCTCCGCGATCTGGCGAACCGCGGGATCGACGTCGTTCCGGTTCCAGTGGTGGCCGAGGATGGCAGCACGCTGCTGTGGCACGACCTGGCGTGGTGGCAGCTCGAACCCTGGATGCCGGGCCGGGCCGACTATTCCAAGGTCCCCACTGACGAGCGGCTCCGCAACATCATGCATGTCGTCGCCGACATTCATTGCGCGGCAGCACAGCACGAACCGCAACCTGAAGGACGCGAATGGTTCGCCGGCCCCCTCCGGGCTCCGTCACCCAATGGCGAGGAACGGCTGAGGCTGCTCCGAGACCGGGATGCCGCACGAACCGCGGCCCTCATGCAGAAGCTGTCGATGCTGCCGGACGCCGAACTGCAGACCATCGCCGCCGAAGTGCTCCTGCTGTACGGACAATTGCGCGACGGTGTCGCACTGCAGGTGGCAGAACCGTTCTCCCGGCCTCTCCCGTTGCAGGTCTGTCTGCGGGATCTGTGGCACGATCACGTACTGCTGAGCGGCGATGACGTGACCGGCATCATCGACCTCTCGGCGGCCCGGTGGGATCACGTGGCCACCGACCTGGCGCGTCTGCTCGGTTCCCTCGTCGGAGACGACCATCTTCGACGGGAGCAGGCACTCGACTGGTACGAAGAGCGGCGGCCGCTTTCCGCGGAGGACCGGCAGCTGGTCGTTCTATTCGACCGGAGTGCCGTTCTGCTCAGTGGGTTGCTGTGGGTCGAGCGGATCACCAGCAGCGGAGTCCCTCCGGAGAACCGGGAAGCCGTG